The following proteins come from a genomic window of Corallococcus sp. NCRR:
- a CDS encoding alpha/beta hydrolase, with translation MLGLKKTVGMSVLALGMLGFSGAALAKDAAAAAKVDPQMQVILDAHKSLKPVPPHTVSPQEARKGITAKDAVEKTLKDQGKPVTPEKVAKVEDTKLKGPAGDIPARVYTPEGAGPFPVVIYFHGGGFVLADLDTYDASARALANQAKAVVVSVEYRHAPENPFPAAADDATAAFQYVQKNAKEFNGDGSKVAVAGESAGANLATVVSMRQKQGGGELPVFQLLVYPFVSSDVSTPSHVANGQGNYLIGNQDIAWFWGNYLGKDWAKNKDPNALPLNASKSQLSGLPPAMVLTAELDPLKDEGQEYAKNLKAAGVKVDVKNYAGVTHEFFGMAPVLDVAKKAQADAGMALRKAFKAAPAPRTGIGGSGMTEPEKE, from the coding sequence ATGCTCGGACTGAAGAAGACCGTCGGGATGTCGGTGCTGGCGCTGGGCATGCTGGGCTTTTCCGGCGCGGCGCTGGCGAAGGACGCCGCCGCGGCCGCCAAGGTGGATCCACAGATGCAGGTCATCCTGGACGCGCACAAGTCCCTGAAGCCGGTGCCTCCGCACACGGTGTCGCCGCAGGAGGCGCGCAAGGGCATCACCGCGAAGGACGCGGTGGAGAAGACGCTGAAGGACCAGGGCAAGCCGGTGACGCCGGAGAAGGTCGCCAAGGTGGAGGACACGAAGCTGAAGGGGCCTGCGGGGGACATCCCGGCGCGCGTGTACACGCCGGAGGGCGCGGGTCCGTTCCCGGTGGTGATCTACTTCCACGGCGGCGGCTTCGTGCTGGCGGACCTGGACACGTATGACGCCAGCGCGCGCGCCCTGGCCAACCAGGCGAAGGCGGTGGTGGTGAGCGTGGAGTACCGCCACGCGCCGGAGAACCCGTTCCCGGCGGCGGCGGATGACGCCACGGCGGCCTTCCAGTACGTGCAGAAGAACGCGAAGGAGTTCAACGGCGACGGCAGCAAGGTCGCGGTGGCCGGCGAGAGCGCGGGCGCGAACCTGGCGACGGTGGTGTCCATGCGCCAGAAGCAGGGTGGCGGCGAGCTGCCGGTGTTCCAGTTGCTGGTGTATCCGTTCGTCAGCAGTGACGTGAGCACGCCTTCGCACGTGGCGAACGGCCAGGGCAACTACCTCATCGGCAACCAGGACATCGCGTGGTTCTGGGGCAACTACCTGGGCAAGGACTGGGCGAAGAACAAGGACCCGAACGCGCTGCCCTTGAACGCGAGCAAGTCACAGCTGAGCGGCCTGCCCCCGGCGATGGTGCTGACGGCGGAGCTGGATCCGCTCAAGGACGAGGGCCAGGAGTACGCGAAGAACCTGAAGGCCGCGGGCGTGAAGGTGGACGTGAAGAACTACGCCGGCGTGACGCACGAGTTCTTCGGCATGGCGCCGGTGCTGGACGTGGCGAAGAAGGCGCAGGCGGACGCGGGCATGGCGCTGCGAAAGGCCTTCAAGGCGGCGCCGGCCCCTCGGACGGGCATTGGCGGCTCGGGCATGACGGAGCCGGAAAAGGAGTAG
- the glpK gene encoding glycerol kinase GlpK: protein MAKAKYVLALDQGTTGTHVSILDTRLQVVGRSYKELPQHFPKPSWVEHDLIDIWNTSEGCIARALKDAGLTGSDIAVVGITNQRETTGLWDRETSEPLARAIVWQDRRTADICQRLKAQGVEPRVREVTGLVLDPYFSGTKLTWLFQHLKGAKKRAERGDVCFGTMDSWLVHKLTGGVAHVTDVSNASRTLLMDLRTLNWDDELCSLLGVPRACLPEIRGNAEVYGTTRGMRSLPDGILVAGMAGDQQAALFGQACFEPGESKCTYGTGAFLLMNTGTQPVRSTAGLLTTVAWKLGNTTHYALEGSSFIAGAAVQWLRDGLKVIKKAPDVEALAASVKDSGDVVFVPALAGLGAPHWRPEARGLFAGIDRSTTVAHLARATLEGVALQIHDLAEAMRRDSGRDIPVFKADGGAAANNLLMQYQADLLGVPVVRPRNLETTALGAAFLGGLGAGVWTSPDAIRRAWKADKTFKPKMKPEVRARHLEKWKQAVSRA, encoded by the coding sequence ATGGCGAAGGCGAAATACGTCCTGGCGCTGGACCAGGGCACCACGGGGACCCACGTCTCCATCCTCGATACCCGGTTGCAGGTGGTGGGCCGCTCCTACAAGGAGCTGCCCCAGCACTTCCCCAAGCCGTCGTGGGTGGAGCACGACCTGATCGACATCTGGAACACCAGCGAGGGGTGCATCGCGCGCGCGCTCAAGGACGCCGGCCTCACCGGCAGCGACATCGCCGTGGTGGGCATCACCAACCAGCGCGAGACGACGGGCCTCTGGGACCGTGAGACCTCCGAGCCCCTGGCCCGCGCCATCGTCTGGCAGGACCGCCGCACCGCGGACATCTGTCAGCGGCTCAAGGCCCAGGGTGTGGAGCCTCGCGTGCGCGAGGTCACGGGCCTGGTGCTGGACCCCTACTTCTCCGGCACCAAGCTCACCTGGCTCTTCCAGCACCTCAAGGGCGCGAAGAAGCGCGCCGAGCGCGGTGACGTGTGCTTCGGCACCATGGACTCGTGGCTCGTGCACAAGCTCACCGGCGGCGTGGCCCACGTCACGGACGTGTCCAACGCCAGCCGCACGCTGCTCATGGACCTGCGCACGCTCAACTGGGATGACGAGCTGTGCTCGCTGCTGGGCGTGCCTCGCGCGTGCCTGCCGGAGATCCGCGGCAACGCGGAGGTGTACGGCACCACGCGCGGGATGCGCAGCCTGCCGGACGGCATCCTCGTCGCGGGCATGGCCGGCGACCAGCAGGCGGCCCTCTTCGGGCAGGCGTGCTTCGAGCCCGGCGAATCCAAGTGCACCTACGGCACCGGCGCCTTCCTGCTCATGAACACCGGAACGCAGCCGGTGCGCTCCACCGCGGGGCTGCTCACCACCGTGGCGTGGAAGCTGGGCAACACCACGCACTACGCGCTGGAGGGCAGCTCCTTCATCGCGGGCGCCGCCGTGCAGTGGCTGCGCGACGGCCTCAAGGTCATCAAGAAGGCCCCGGACGTGGAGGCGCTCGCCGCCAGCGTGAAGGACTCCGGCGACGTCGTCTTCGTCCCGGCGCTCGCGGGCCTGGGCGCGCCGCACTGGCGCCCGGAGGCGCGCGGCCTGTTCGCCGGCATCGACCGCTCCACCACCGTGGCGCACCTGGCGCGCGCGACGCTGGAGGGCGTGGCCCTTCAAATCCACGACCTGGCGGAGGCCATGCGCCGCGACAGCGGGCGGGACATCCCCGTCTTCAAGGCGGACGGCGGCGCCGCGGCCAACAACCTGCTCATGCAGTACCAGGCGGACCTGCTGGGCGTGCCGGTGGTCCGCCCGCGGAATCTGGAGACCACGGCCCTGGGCGCGGCCTTCCTGGGCGGCCTGGGCGCGGGCGTGTGGACCAGCCCGGACGCCATCCGCCGCGCGTGGAAGGCGGATAAGACCTTCAAGCCGAAGATGAAGCCGGAGGTGCGAGCGCGCCACCTGGAAAAGTGGAAGCAGGCGGTTTCGCGCGCGTGA
- a CDS encoding 4a-hydroxytetrahydrobiopterin dehydratase has product MAYDRTLLSPDALQTFLSQHPAWKHEGGMIRRTYDAPSFLEGIAFVERVAKAAEAADHHPDIDIRWRKVTLALVTHDAGGLTARDTALAAEADRLFDEGAAVR; this is encoded by the coding sequence ATGGCCTACGACCGCACGTTGCTCTCCCCGGATGCGCTCCAGACCTTCCTCAGCCAGCACCCCGCCTGGAAGCACGAGGGCGGGATGATCCGCCGCACCTACGACGCGCCCTCGTTCCTGGAGGGCATCGCCTTCGTGGAGCGCGTGGCGAAGGCCGCGGAGGCCGCGGACCACCACCCGGACATCGACATCCGGTGGCGCAAGGTGACGCTGGCGCTGGTGACGCATGACGCGGGCGGCCTCACGGCCCGCGACACCGCCCTGGCGGCGGAGGCGGACCGCCTCTTCGACGAAGGGGCCGCCGTCCGGTGA